One genomic segment of Ricinus communis isolate WT05 ecotype wild-type chromosome 5, ASM1957865v1, whole genome shotgun sequence includes these proteins:
- the LOC8289800 gene encoding uncharacterized protein LOC8289800 has translation MASSLQHFPVPHKKFSVDIKGNKTDIVICSYDDHFLVIATQIETMGSILHARKEEGVSVHPTFNVSVIFGKRNEPMLVACARKLIEHISNSGSSGALVLSLGLKDHSMETLKGIVSAVVENRSW, from the exons ATGGCTAGTTCACTGCAACACTTTCCAGTTCCTCATAAGAAGTTTTCTGTGGACATCAAG GGAAACAAAACGGACATAGTCATTTGCAGTTATGATGACCATTTTCTT GTGATTGCAACGCAAATAGAAACAATGGGGTCAATACTGCATGCCAG GAAGGAGGAAGGGGTTTCAGTCCATCCCACTTTCAATGTCTCAGTGATATTTGGAAAACGAAATGAG CCAATGCTAGTGGCTTGTGCTCGGAAACTGATTGAACACATAAG TAACTCTGGCTCCTCTGGGGCGTTGGTGCTATCTCTTGGTTTAAAAGACCATTCCATG GAGACACTGAAAGGGATTGTTTCAGCTGTAGTTGAAAATCGTTCGTGGtaa
- the LOC8289802 gene encoding cinnamoyl-CoA reductase-like SNL6, which yields MGFLETEERRMVMEFEMEEIKRILVACSARKDDQQFKEPRVSSSEMIGDCDKSVCVTSGVSFLGLAIVNRLLRRGYSVKIIVHTEEEMEKLRELETSGEMRSSNSSIKAVMAKLTEIESLLDAFDGCRGVFHTSAFTDPAGLSGYTKSMAEVEVKACENVIMACSRTPSVRHCVLTSSLLACIWRDGFSQDLSPVINHDSWSDESLCADKKLWYALGKLRAEKAAWRIAKEKGLKLATICPGLITGPDFFHRNPTATIAYLKGAQEMFGDGLLATTDVMKLAEAQACVLEGMDKRAFGRYICFDNIIERKDEAEKLAKEIGMPANKICGTSTDNTPARFELSNKKLLNLMSRTLRTCFNQS from the exons ATGGGTTTTCTAGAGACCGAAGAGAGGAGGATGGTGATGGAATTTGAGATGGAAGAAATCAAGCGCATCTTAGTTGCATGCTCTGCAAGAAAAGACGACCAACAATTCAAAGAGCCGCGTGTTTCTTCCTCAGAAATGATTGGCGACTGTGATAAGTCTGTTTGTGTTACCAGTGGTGTTTCTTTTCTGGGCCTCGCTATTGTTAATCGCCTTTTGCGCCGTGGCTACTCTGTCAAAATTATCGTTCATACTGAAG AGGAAATGGAGAAATTAAGGGAGTTAGAAACTTCAGGAGAGATGAGGTCAAGCAACAGTAGCATCAAAGCAGTAATGGCTAAACTGACAGAAATAGAAAGTCTACTGGATGCATTTGATGGCTGTCGTGGCGTCTTTCACACCTCTGCATTTACCGACCCTGCTGGCCTCTCTGGCTATACA AAATCCATGGCTGAAGTAGAAGTGAAGGCATGTGAGAATGTGATCATGGCATGTTCAAGAACACCATCAGTTAGGCACTGTGTGCTCACTTCCTCACTTTTAGCCTGCATATGGAGAGATGGCTTTTCACAAGATCTTTCCCCTGTAATCAACCATGACTCCTGGAGCGACGAATCACTTTGTGCGGATAAAAAG CTCTGGTATGCCTTGGGTAAGCTGAGAGCAGAGAAGGCTGCTTGGAGAATTGCGAAGGAGAAAGGTTTAAAATTGGCGACTATCTGTCCAGGTCTCATCACAGGTCCAGACTTCTTTCACAGAAATCCAACAGCAACAATCGCTTACCTTAAAG GAGCTCAAGAAATGTTTGGAGATGGCCTCCTGGCAACTACTGATGTGATGAAACTAGCAGAGGCACAAGCGTGCGTGTTGGAGGGAATGGACAAGAGAGCGTTCGGAAGGTACATTTGCTTTGATAATATCATTGAGAGGAAAGATGAAGCAGAAAAACTGGCAAAAGAGATTGGAATGCCTGCAAACAAGATATGTGGGACTTCAACCGACAATACTCCGGCTCGATTCGAGCTATcaaataaaaagcttttaaatCTCATGTCAAGAACACTTCGCACTTGTTTTAACCAAAGCTAG